Proteins encoded together in one Amphiprion ocellaris isolate individual 3 ecotype Okinawa chromosome 14, ASM2253959v1, whole genome shotgun sequence window:
- the slc37a2 gene encoding glucose-6-phosphate exchanger SLC37A2: MKSTLAPGIRLITSFSRDSWYRGFILLLTFLFYTAYHLSRKPISIVKSELHRNCSTVIRPADLNITNNVTWCDWPPFDQDNYQTLFGVLDNSFLVAYAIGMFFSGIFGERLPLRYYLSFGMLMSGLFTCLFGLGFYWNIHSLGYYAFIQVMNGLMQTTGWPAVVACVGNWFGKGKRGFIMGVWNSHTSVGNILGSLIAGVFVSSAWGMSFIVPGLIIASTGILCFFFLVEKPEDVNCSPPQHHNDQENGETEPLLHSSSNADRTINGAISTEPQEIVEEHTEAISFCAALSIPGVVEFSLCLLFAKLVSYTFLYWLPLYISNVAHFDPKQAGDMSTLFDVGGILGGVMAGLVSDYTGGRATTCCVMLVAAAPMLFLYNSIGQRSLGTTIGMLLVCGGLVNGPYALITTAVSADLGTHESLRGNSRALSTVTAIIDGTGSIGAALGPLLAGLISPTGWNNVFYMLITADILACLFLSRLVYKEALGWCGRVPRVRGFKEI; the protein is encoded by the exons ATGAAGTCGACCCTTGCTCCAGGAATCCGCCTTATCACGTCTTTTTCTCGGGATAGTTG GTATCGTGGTTTCATTCTTCTTCTCACCTTCCTCTTCTACACGGCCTACCATCTGTCACGGAAACCCATCAGCATCGTTAAG AGCGAGCTGCACAGAAACTGCTCCACGGTCATCCGACCTGCAGACCTCAACATAACCAACAATGTTACCTGGTGTGACTGGCCGCCCTTTG ACCAGGACAACTATCAGACGCTGTTCGGGGTGCTGGATAACTCCTTCCTGGTCGCGTATGCCATCGGCATGTTTTTCAG TGGGATATTTGGGGAGCGTCTGCCTCTGCGGTACTACCTGAGTTTTGGGATGCTGATGAGTGGATTGTTCACGTGTCTGTTTGGCCTCGGCTTCTACTGGAACATCCATTCATTAGGGTACTACGCCTTCATCCAG GTCATGAACGGGTTGATGCAGACCACCGGCTGGCCTGCAGTGGTGGCTTGTGTCGGCAACTGGTTTGGAAAGGGGAA ACGTGGGTTCATCATGGGAGTCTGGAACTCCCACACTTCAGTGGGAAACATCTTGGGCTCCCTCATCGCCGGAGTCTTCGTCTCCTCGGCCTGGGGGATGTCCTTCATCGTCCCCGGACTCATCATCGCCTCCACCGGgatcctgtgcttcttcttcctgGTTGAGA AACCTGAAGACGTGAACTGCTCTCCTCCTCAGCATCAT AACGATCAGGAGAACGGCGAGACGGAGCCTCTCCTGCACAGCTCGTCCAACGCCGACCGAACTATCAACGGTGCCATTTCCACGGAGCCTCAGGAGATCGTTGAGGAGCACACCGAGGCCATCAGCTTCTGTGCAGCTCTCAGTATACCT GGGGTGGTGGAGTTCTCTCTCTGCCTGCTGTTTGCCAAACTGGTCAGCTACACTTTCCTCTACTGGCTTCCTCTCTACATCTCAAACGTTG CACACTTTGATCCAAAACAAGCAGGAGACATGTCGACGTTGTTTGATGTCGGAGGAATCTTGG GAGGCGTCATGGCTGGACTTGTGTCTGACTACACCGGTGGAAGAGCGACGACCTGCTGCGTCATGCTGGTCGCTGCCGCCCCGATG CTTTTCCTCTATAACAGCATTGGACAAAGGAGTCTCGGTACTACGATCG GTATGCTGTTGGTGTGTGGAGGCCTGGTGAATGGACCGTATGCGCTCATCACGACGGCTGTATCTGCTGACCTG GGAACACATGAGAGTCTGAGAGGAAACTCCAGAGCGCTGTCAACAGTCACAGCAATCATTGATGGGACTGGATCAATAG GTGCTGCGTTGGGTCCTCTGCTGGCCGGGTTGATTTCTCCCACCGGCTGGAACAACGTCTTTTACATGCTGATCACTGCAGACATCTTAGCCTGCCTG tttctgtccaGGCTTGTGTACAAGGAAGCTCTGGGATGGTGTGGACGAGTCCCCCGAGTCAGAGG GTTCAAGGAAATCTGA
- the ccdc15 gene encoding coiled-coil domain-containing protein 15 isoform X1 has product MSAGRVVASKTGRMKTSVGRPQEHRASNKVLAERNPAVVAVGAWVEGGQDFLEHPTTLALVTEELQAEKRRENEESLRRFQDEVRHRVAQRAQVFKKRQQPLTDPVVTPDSSSPQQHYQVWTHPVSAGEKLRSARAAAQNRVMERSSQEPSGGMRQVRLRLAACRMIPHEETTSELPGGRWNVSPTRHKAESHEEGLEEGEGDDPLFSSQHECPLVQQKVIGHASWSPDRFHPDPVFKSNLGGVPRVLWPLNNQEEVRRQHQSQFLKHRRLVMSNEREQVKENKQHRKHLKRTARIKAEKEQIRLEEERRLERDRQLAEARQKLQERELLILERLKLEEEERAVELQRRKKQEKGKVAARFIEALRAQMKERLSQAKLDLPPLCCCASSFWDSHPDTCANNCVFHNNPKGFIQSSRCSSTCSDLS; this is encoded by the exons ATGAGTGCTGGCCGGGTTGTGGCTTCAAAAACCGGCAGGATGAAAACTTCGGTCGGCCGGCCACAGGAGCACCGAGCCTCCAACAAGGTGCTGGCTGAGAGGAAcccggcggtggtggcggtgggaGCCTGGGTGGAAGGCGGACAGGACTTCCTGGAGCACCCGACT ACTCTTGCTTTGGTAACGGAGGAGCTCCAGGcggagaagaggagggagaatGAAGAGAGCCTTCGACGATTTCAGGATGAAGTCCGCCACCGTGTGGCTCAGCGAGCTCAAGTCTTCAAGAAAAGACAGCAGCCTCTCACAGATCCAGTG GTGACGCCTGACAGCAGCTCCCCACAACAACATTATCAGGTGTGGACTCACCCAGTGTCTGCTGGAGAGAAGCTGAGGTCTGccagagctgctgcacagaacagagtgatggagaggagCTCTCAGGAG CCGAGCGGAGGCATGAGGCAGGTCAGACTCAGACTGGCCGCCTGTCGGATGATCCCACACGAGGAAACGACTTCAGAGCTTCCTGGAGGCAGATGGAACGTCTCTCCTACCAGACAT AAAGCTGAATCTCATGAGGAAGGTCtggaggagggagaaggagatgATCCTCTGTTCTCCAGTCAGCATGAATGTCCTCTTGTTCAGCAGAAG GTAATTGGACACGCTTCATGGAGTCCTGACAGATTTCATCCTGATCCAGTTTTTAAATCCAATCTCGGTGGCGTCCCTCGTGTTCTGTGGCCTCTGAACAACCAAGAAGAAGTGAGAAGACAG catcagtctcAGTTCCTGAAGCACCGCCGCCTCGTCATGAGCAACGAGAGAGAGCAAGTGAAGGAGAACAAGCAGCACAGGAAGCACCTGAAGAGGACGGCGAG GATCAAAGCTGAAAAAGAACAGATCcgtctggaggaggagaggaggctgGAGAGAGATCGGCAGCTTGCAGAGGCCAGACAGAAGCTGCAGGAGAGAGAGCTGCTGATCCTGGAGAGACTGAagctggaagaggaggagagagctgtggagctgcagaggaggaagaaacaggAGAAAGGCAAAGTAGCTGCAAG GTTCATCGAGGCTCTGAGAGCTCAGATGAAGGAGCGACTCTCTCAGGCGAAGCTGgaccttcctcctctctgctgctgcgcTTCTTCTTTCTGGGATTCTCATCCTGACACCTGCGCCAACAACTGTGTCTTCCACAACAACCCCAAAG gTTTTATCCAGTCTTCACgctgcagctccacctgctcTGACCTCAGCTGA
- the ccdc15 gene encoding coiled-coil domain-containing protein 15 isoform X2, with the protein MSAGRVVASKTGRMKTSVGRPQEHRASNKVLAERNPAVVAVGAWVEGGQDFLEHPTTLALVTEELQAEKRRENEESLRRFQDEVRHRVAQRAQVFKKRQQPLTDPVVTPDSSSPQQHYQVWTHPVSAGEKLRSARAAAQNRVMERSSQEPSGGMRQVRLRLAACRMIPHEETTSELPGGRWNVSPTRHKAESHEEGLEEGEGDDPLFSSQHECPLVQQKVIGHASWSPDRFHPDPVFKSNLGGVPRVLWPLNNQEEVRRQHQSQFLKHRRLVMSNEREQVKENKQHRKHLKRTARIKAEKEQIRLEEERRLERDRQLAEARQKLQERELLILERLKLEEEERAVELQRRKKQEKGKVAARFIEALRAQMKERLSQAKLDLPPLCCCASSFWDSHPDTCANNCVFHNNPKAYVQALHSAMVSLD; encoded by the exons ATGAGTGCTGGCCGGGTTGTGGCTTCAAAAACCGGCAGGATGAAAACTTCGGTCGGCCGGCCACAGGAGCACCGAGCCTCCAACAAGGTGCTGGCTGAGAGGAAcccggcggtggtggcggtgggaGCCTGGGTGGAAGGCGGACAGGACTTCCTGGAGCACCCGACT ACTCTTGCTTTGGTAACGGAGGAGCTCCAGGcggagaagaggagggagaatGAAGAGAGCCTTCGACGATTTCAGGATGAAGTCCGCCACCGTGTGGCTCAGCGAGCTCAAGTCTTCAAGAAAAGACAGCAGCCTCTCACAGATCCAGTG GTGACGCCTGACAGCAGCTCCCCACAACAACATTATCAGGTGTGGACTCACCCAGTGTCTGCTGGAGAGAAGCTGAGGTCTGccagagctgctgcacagaacagagtgatggagaggagCTCTCAGGAG CCGAGCGGAGGCATGAGGCAGGTCAGACTCAGACTGGCCGCCTGTCGGATGATCCCACACGAGGAAACGACTTCAGAGCTTCCTGGAGGCAGATGGAACGTCTCTCCTACCAGACAT AAAGCTGAATCTCATGAGGAAGGTCtggaggagggagaaggagatgATCCTCTGTTCTCCAGTCAGCATGAATGTCCTCTTGTTCAGCAGAAG GTAATTGGACACGCTTCATGGAGTCCTGACAGATTTCATCCTGATCCAGTTTTTAAATCCAATCTCGGTGGCGTCCCTCGTGTTCTGTGGCCTCTGAACAACCAAGAAGAAGTGAGAAGACAG catcagtctcAGTTCCTGAAGCACCGCCGCCTCGTCATGAGCAACGAGAGAGAGCAAGTGAAGGAGAACAAGCAGCACAGGAAGCACCTGAAGAGGACGGCGAG GATCAAAGCTGAAAAAGAACAGATCcgtctggaggaggagaggaggctgGAGAGAGATCGGCAGCTTGCAGAGGCCAGACAGAAGCTGCAGGAGAGAGAGCTGCTGATCCTGGAGAGACTGAagctggaagaggaggagagagctgtggagctgcagaggaggaagaaacaggAGAAAGGCAAAGTAGCTGCAAG GTTCATCGAGGCTCTGAGAGCTCAGATGAAGGAGCGACTCTCTCAGGCGAAGCTGgaccttcctcctctctgctgctgcgcTTCTTCTTTCTGGGATTCTCATCCTGACACCTGCGCCAACAACTGTGTCTTCCACAACAACCCCAAAG CTTACGTCCAGGCGCTACATTCAGCGATGGTGAGTTTGGACTGA